The genomic interval TTTGTATTTTCCGCAGAGACACTCCCAATCCTTGACCGGGCCAAAGATCTTCGCGCAAAAGAGCCCGTCCCTTTCCGGCTTGAACGTCCTGTAGTTTATTGTCTCAGGTTTCTTTACTTCGCCGAACGACCACGACCTGATCTTTTCAGGCGAAGCGAGTTTTATCATCACCGAGTCGAAGGACAGCGGGTCTTTTGGTCTCTCCATGAACCGGAAAGTATTATCCATTTCCATCTTCTTTATTTCCTTCCTTAAAAGACCTTTTTCTTTATTTCGTCCAGAGAAATATCAAGACATAATGCCTGAAGCTCTTTTATCAAAACATTGAAGGATTCCGGCAAACCTGGCTGTAGGGTGTTGTCACCCTTGACAATCGCCTCATACATCCGCTTTCTCCCTTCAACGTCATCCGACTTGACAGTCAGCATTTCCTGAAGCGTATATGCCGCGCCGTACCCCTCAAGAGCCCAGACTTCCATCTCACCAAGCCTCTGTCCGCCGAACTGCGCTTTTCCGCCGAGCGGCTGCTGCGTAACGAGAGAGTATGGTCCTGTGGATCTGGCGTGCATTTTATCCTCAACAAGGTGGTGCAGTTTCATCATGTAGATGTAACCCACAAATACCTTCTGGTCGAAATACTCGCCTGCTCTGCCGTCAATTACCCTTCTCATGCAGTTTTCCGGTACTCCTGCGTTACGAAGAAGCGACTTCACATCGTTTTCGCTGGCGCCGTCGAACACCGGCGTTTCGTAGTGAGTGTCGTTTGCCTTCGCGGCCATTCCGAGCGATGTCTCCATCAGCTGCCCGACGTTCATACGTGATGGAACGCCTAGCGGATTGAGGAGTATCTCAAGCGGTGTACCATCTTCGAGCCTCGGCATATCCTCTTCAGGAACGATAACCGATACTACGCCCTTGTTACCGTGCCGGCCGGCCATCTTGTCGCCAACCTGCATCTTCCTTTTGATCGCAACATATACCTTGATGAGCTTGATAACGCCGGGGGCAAGTTCGTCGCCCCTGTCGACTTTCGCAAGCTGTTCGTTCATGTCCGACTTCAGGTCTTTAATATGCTCATTCGAGTTCTCCTCGATCTTGAGTATCTTCTCCTTGATATCGCCCGAAGCCGATACCTGAAGCTTGAGAAGGTCCTTTCCTTCTATCTGGTCGAGAACTTCTTTCGTAAGGGTTGCGCCTGCGCTGACAAGCTTCTCTTTTGAACCAGCAAGAGTAAAATCCTTGTCCGCTTTCTGACCTGCGAGAATGGACCTTATCCTGTCGTCCTTATCGAGCTTTATAATTCGAATCTCCTCGTTGTAATTCCCTTCGATAGATTTTTTCTCTTCTTTCTCGATAGCCAGTGTGCGGTCATCCTTATCGGTACCGCTTCTGGTAAAGACCCTTACATCCACGACGGTGCCGTTTACTCCAGGCGGTACGCGGAAAGAGGTATCCATTACGTTGCCTGCCTTTTCACCAAATATTGCTTTGAGCAGTTTTTCTTCCGGCGAAAGGAGTGTCTCTCCCTTGGGGGTAAGCTTGCAGACGAGGATATCACCGGGATCTACTTCCGCACCAATCCTCACGATACCGCTCTCATCAACATTATGAAGAGCATCCTCGCTAAGACCGGGGATATCCCTGGTTACTTCTTCCTTGCCGTATTTCGTGTCGCGGGCGTCAATCTCGAACTCTTCAACATGTATGGATGTAAACACATCCCTTTTGATAAGCGACTCGCTCAGTATTATCGCGTCCTCGAAGTTGTAACCGTGCCAAGGCATGAACCCGACGAGGACGTTCTTGCCAAGCGCCAGTTCGCCACGGTCGGTCGCCTGACCGTCCGCCAGCACATCCCCTTTTTTCACGGCCTGACCCGGCTCAACAAGAGGTTTCTGGTTTATGCAAGTGTTCTGGTTCGACCTTCCGAATTTTGTAAGTGGGTAAATGTCGACTTTTGGAAGTCCGCCATTGTCTCCGCTCTTGTTTCGTCTGACAACTATTCTTCTGGCATCCACGTTGATGACAACGCCGTCAGCCTTCGCCATAACCAGCGTGCCGGAATACCTTGCGGCGACCTTCTCCATGCCGGTTCCGACAACCGGCGCTTCAGTCCGAATTGGCGGCACCGCCTGGCGTTGCATGTTTGATCCCATCAATGCGCGGTTCGCGTCATCGTGCTCAAGGAACGGTATCAACCCGGCGGCAACCGAAAAGACCTGCCCCGGGGAAACGTCCATATATTCCAGCTCTTCAATAAGAATTGAGCCGAATTCGCCGCCGAAGCGCCCAATAACGGAAGGATTCTTGAAAGAATTATCTTCCTTTAGCGGGGCGTTTGCCTGGGCTATCTTGTGTTTATACTCTTCCGCCGCGGTGAAATACACAACCTCATTCGTCACCTTGCCGTCCACAACCTTCCGGTAGGGGGTTTCAATAAATCCGTACTTGTTTACCCGCGCGTATGTAGCGAGCGACGATATAAGACCGATG from Nitrospinota bacterium carries:
- the rpoB gene encoding DNA-directed RNA polymerase subunit beta, producing the protein MAKVYSPGKEPISRKSFSRLGQVLELPNLIETQLESFEALIQAGVRPDQRENKGIEEVFRSIFPITNYKKTATLEYLGYELGTWHCKCGEYKSLGGPGVVCDKCKKSVVFKQKYSLLDCRQRGVSFSDPLKIIVRLILREENENSTEMEIREIKEQKIYLGEVPLMTPYGTFIVNGTERVIVNQLHRSPGVVFIKEKGKGIQLGRTIYSSRIIPHRGSWLDFEFDTKEISHVRIDRRKKFPSTILLKALGYGINELIGEFYNFHEIQYVPAKGEFWSTISDYSYMLGYKPVDDILEPKSGEVLVKAGRKITKGAMRKCKNAGIEKFQIEKSQLLGEYFAEDIINEETGEVILEVNSSISEEILESIADHKITSFKVLAIDDQLKDTSFRDTLAVDGVESEDEALREIYKRMRPGDPPTPESVKMFFENLFFNEKRYDLSEVGRKKINEKLELNVPPDKRVLTREDILATVKYLFKLKAGLGVKDDIDHLGNRRVRSVGEQVAAQFRVGMVRMEKTILERMNIMDLETAMPHDLVNSKPITAAIKEFFASSQLSQFMDETNPLSGLTHKRRLSSLGPGGLVRERAGFEVRDVHPTHYGRVCPVETPEGPNIGLISSLATYARVNKYGFIETPYRKVVDGKVTNEVVYFTAAEEYKHKIAQANAPLKEDNSFKNPSVIGRFGGEFGSILIEELEYMDVSPGQVFSVAAGLIPFLEHDDANRALMGSNMQRQAVPPIRTEAPVVGTGMEKVAARYSGTLVMAKADGVVINVDARRIVVRRNKSGDNGGLPKVDIYPLTKFGRSNQNTCINQKPLVEPGQAVKKGDVLADGQATDRGELALGKNVLVGFMPWHGYNFEDAIILSESLIKRDVFTSIHVEEFEIDARDTKYGKEEVTRDIPGLSEDALHNVDESGIVRIGAEVDPGDILVCKLTPKGETLLSPEEKLLKAIFGEKAGNVMDTSFRVPPGVNGTVVDVRVFTRSGTDKDDRTLAIEKEEKKSIEGNYNEEIRIIKLDKDDRIRSILAGQKADKDFTLAGSKEKLVSAGATLTKEVLDQIEGKDLLKLQVSASGDIKEKILKIEENSNEHIKDLKSDMNEQLAKVDRGDELAPGVIKLIKVYVAIKRKMQVGDKMAGRHGNKGVVSVIVPEEDMPRLEDGTPLEILLNPLGVPSRMNVGQLMETSLGMAAKANDTHYETPVFDGASENDVKSLLRNAGVPENCMRRVIDGRAGEYFDQKVFVGYIYMMKLHHLVEDKMHARSTGPYSLVTQQPLGGKAQFGGQRLGEMEVWALEGYGAAYTLQEMLTVKSDDVEGRKRMYEAIVKGDNTLQPGLPESFNVLIKELQALCLDISLDEIKKKVF